In Caproiciproducens sp. NJN-50, the following are encoded in one genomic region:
- a CDS encoding dipicolinate synthase subunit DpsA: protein MAVGWSFGILGGDGRQIAMAESIASDGYPVAVFGFDDVDFTGKIKKADLEETINSYENVVLPLPVTKDGVHLKMDYSGEQVVLDDGFAKLLLEKRVFGGKMEQLFQTSRLWEAIRTHDFSLWEEFAVRNAVPTAEGAIRIAIGEYAGTLNGSRCLVAGFGRIGKVLAWMLRGIGANVTVSARKAQDLAWIRSYGYSAVLTEKAGEIECDMIFNTVPAPVFSRPVLAKMQNRPLIIDLASLPGGVDRQAAEELGIPVVQALNLPGKVAPKAAGEIIKETIYHILKE from the coding sequence ATGGCGGTCGGCTGGAGTTTTGGGATTCTGGGCGGTGACGGACGGCAGATCGCGATGGCGGAGTCCATCGCTTCGGATGGATATCCGGTCGCTGTTTTTGGATTTGACGACGTCGATTTTACCGGAAAGATCAAAAAGGCTGATTTGGAAGAAACCATAAATAGCTATGAAAACGTCGTTCTTCCTCTGCCGGTTACAAAGGACGGGGTCCACTTGAAAATGGACTACAGCGGGGAACAGGTTGTTCTGGACGACGGGTTTGCAAAGCTGCTGCTTGAAAAACGGGTGTTCGGGGGAAAAATGGAACAGCTTTTTCAGACGAGCAGGCTGTGGGAAGCGATTCGTACCCACGATTTCAGCCTGTGGGAGGAATTTGCCGTAAGGAACGCGGTCCCGACGGCGGAAGGAGCGATCCGGATCGCGATCGGGGAATATGCCGGCACGCTGAACGGCAGCCGGTGCCTTGTGGCGGGCTTCGGACGGATCGGAAAGGTGCTTGCCTGGATGCTGAGAGGAATCGGCGCCAATGTGACCGTCAGCGCGAGAAAGGCGCAGGATCTTGCCTGGATCCGGTCCTACGGATATTCCGCCGTGCTGACGGAAAAAGCCGGGGAAATAGAGTGCGACATGATCTTCAACACGGTGCCCGCACCGGTTTTCAGCCGTCCCGTGCTGGCAAAGATGCAGAACCGCCCTCTGATCATAGACCTTGCCTCCCTGCCCGGAGGCGTTGACCGGCAGGCGGCGGAGGAACTGGGAATCCCGGTCGTTCAGGCACTGAATCTTCCCGGTAAGGTGGCGCCGAAGGCGGCGGGAGAAATCATCAAAGAAACCATCTATCACATTTTGAAGGAGTGA
- a CDS encoding DMT family transporter: MKILRNRSVAAELGIVLVTMIWGSSFVVVKNATDTIGPAAIIVFRFGTAAVFLCLFFFRRLKEIRISHVKWGLLIGLQNFVAYEFQTIGVKYTTAGKNAFLTAVYCVIVPFLYWAVKKQKPRLFHLISAFLCMAGVGLLSVQSGFSINLGDLLSLVCGLFFAMQIVTISILTEKSDPILLCITQAVATTILALPFALFTENFPTALPTQSVFSLLYLGVVGTMLTTVLQTICQKYTPPSKASLIMSLESVFGTICGIIFLHESLTLRSFGGFLMIFLAILLSERGDLLFAARGKLKTGQSS; encoded by the coding sequence TTGAAAATCCTGCGGAATCGGTCGGTCGCTGCCGAATTGGGAATTGTTTTGGTCACCATGATCTGGGGAAGCAGTTTTGTCGTTGTGAAAAATGCAACGGACACCATTGGGCCTGCGGCGATTATTGTTTTTCGGTTCGGCACTGCGGCTGTTTTTCTCTGCCTTTTCTTTTTTCGGCGTTTAAAAGAGATCCGGATATCACACGTCAAATGGGGATTGCTGATCGGTCTTCAGAACTTCGTCGCATACGAATTTCAGACGATTGGCGTAAAATACACAACCGCGGGAAAAAATGCATTTCTTACCGCGGTTTATTGTGTCATTGTACCGTTTTTATACTGGGCTGTCAAGAAACAGAAACCGCGCCTTTTCCATCTTATTTCCGCCTTTTTATGCATGGCGGGAGTCGGCCTTCTTTCCGTCCAAAGCGGCTTCTCCATCAATCTGGGAGACCTGCTTTCTCTCGTCTGCGGACTGTTTTTCGCCATGCAGATTGTAACCATCAGTATTCTAACCGAAAAAAGCGACCCTATACTGCTTTGCATCACACAGGCGGTCGCGACCACAATTTTAGCACTGCCGTTCGCGCTTTTCACAGAGAATTTTCCAACCGCTCTGCCGACGCAGTCGGTCTTTTCCCTTCTTTATCTCGGAGTAGTCGGGACCATGCTGACGACGGTGCTTCAGACGATCTGTCAAAAATACACACCGCCGTCCAAAGCTTCCTTGATCATGTCCCTGGAATCGGTGTTCGGCACCATCTGCGGGATTATTTTTCTGCATGAATCTCTGACCCTGCGTTCTTTCGGCGGTTTTCTGATGATTTTTCTTGCCATCCTGCTTTCAGAACGCGGAGATCTGCTGTTCGCCGCAAGAGGGAAACTGAAAACAGGCCAGAGCAGCTGA
- the dxs gene encoding 1-deoxy-D-xylulose-5-phosphate synthase yields the protein MGSLLKSISSPTDLQRLAPGQLKQLCDEIREQIIQTVSTNGGHLASNLGVVELTVALHRVFHSPEDKIVWDVGHQSYTHKMLTGRFDRIGTIRTHGGISGFPNRMESPHDPFTSGHSSTSISAALGIFKAKELKGEPGHVVAVIGDGALTGGLAYEGMNNAGRLHKNFIVVLNDNKMSISRNVGSMARYLARIRTKPSYFKIKGNIENILDHIPGVGKPFRHALTKSKSVLKQLLYNSTIFEDMGFYYYGPFDGHDTEKLIEVFNNVKSIQHPVLIHVLTRKGKGYAFAEENPKAFHGISSFDVKTGKPVKSAGSFSSVFGNKLCSLASEDERICAITAAMQEGTGLKDFSEKFPERFFDTGIAEEHAVTFAGGLACGGMLPVFAVYSSFLQRGYDQVIHDVALQRVKIVLAVDRAGIVGEDGETHQGIFDTAFLKTVPGITIYSPSYYDELQNCLHQALYDCDGLAAVRYPRGEQLFRPFDFHGSREAFDLYGEESADIVLVTYGRLFSNACQALTYLREKGLNIRILKLNRIFPIDPEAIRCVLNARTIFFFEEGIAQGGIGECFAYLLSQASFAGKFYLRAINGFVMHETMAQALAQLGLSAGGIAELIASECSN from the coding sequence ATGGGCAGCCTGTTAAAATCAATTTCCTCCCCGACAGATCTGCAGCGGCTTGCGCCCGGCCAGCTGAAGCAGTTGTGCGACGAGATTCGGGAACAAATCATCCAAACGGTTTCCACGAACGGAGGGCACCTGGCTTCGAACCTTGGGGTTGTCGAACTGACCGTCGCCCTGCATCGGGTTTTTCATTCTCCGGAGGATAAAATCGTCTGGGATGTGGGGCATCAGTCGTATACGCACAAAATGTTGACGGGCAGATTTGACCGCATTGGGACCATTCGGACGCACGGGGGGATCTCGGGCTTTCCAAACCGCATGGAAAGTCCTCACGATCCGTTTACATCCGGGCACAGCAGTACTTCCATCTCGGCTGCCCTTGGAATTTTCAAAGCCAAGGAACTGAAGGGTGAACCGGGTCATGTGGTCGCCGTCATTGGAGACGGCGCCCTGACCGGCGGTCTTGCTTATGAAGGGATGAATAATGCGGGCCGCCTTCATAAGAATTTTATCGTCGTTTTAAATGACAACAAGATGTCTATTTCCCGCAACGTTGGCTCCATGGCCCGCTATCTGGCGCGCATCCGCACCAAGCCCTCTTACTTTAAAATCAAGGGAAATATTGAGAATATCCTGGATCATATTCCCGGAGTCGGCAAGCCGTTCCGGCACGCGCTGACCAAATCGAAATCTGTTCTCAAGCAGCTTTTATATAACAGCACGATCTTTGAGGACATGGGCTTTTACTACTACGGCCCGTTTGACGGTCATGACACGGAAAAACTGATCGAAGTATTCAATAACGTAAAAAGCATACAGCACCCAGTCCTCATTCATGTTCTGACACGCAAAGGAAAGGGCTATGCATTTGCCGAGGAAAATCCCAAAGCTTTTCACGGGATCTCCTCTTTTGATGTGAAAACGGGAAAACCGGTCAAATCGGCCGGAAGTTTTTCTTCGGTATTCGGAAATAAATTGTGTTCTCTCGCGTCGGAGGACGAAAGGATCTGTGCCATTACCGCCGCCATGCAGGAAGGCACCGGGCTGAAGGATTTTTCCGAAAAGTTTCCGGAACGCTTTTTTGATACCGGAATCGCCGAGGAACATGCCGTCACTTTCGCCGGAGGGCTTGCCTGCGGCGGGATGCTTCCCGTCTTTGCGGTGTATTCCTCTTTTTTGCAACGGGGATATGACCAGGTGATCCACGACGTCGCACTGCAAAGAGTTAAAATTGTTCTGGCGGTCGACCGGGCGGGAATCGTCGGCGAAGACGGCGAGACGCATCAGGGGATTTTCGACACCGCTTTTCTTAAAACGGTTCCCGGCATCACGATCTATTCCCCTTCTTATTACGATGAGCTTCAGAACTGTCTCCATCAGGCACTCTATGACTGTGACGGGCTGGCGGCGGTGCGCTATCCAAGGGGAGAACAGCTTTTCCGCCCGTTTGACTTTCACGGCAGCCGCGAGGCTTTTGACCTTTACGGAGAAGAGTCTGCCGATATCGTTCTTGTCACCTATGGAAGACTGTTTTCCAATGCATGTCAGGCATTGACTTACCTCAGGGAAAAGGGGCTGAACATCCGAATTCTGAAGTTAAACCGCATTTTCCCGATTGATCCCGAAGCAATCCGCTGTGTATTAAATGCCAGGACCATTTTCTTCTTTGAAGAAGGCATTGCACAGGGCGGCATCGGGGAATGTTTCGCCTATCTTCTCAGCCAAGCTTCTTTTGCCGGCAAATTTTACCTCCGTGCGATCAACGGTTTCGTCATGCACGAAACGATGGCCCAGGCTTTGGCACAGCTTGGACTCAGCGCCGGGGGTATTGCCGAATTGATTGCATCGGAGTGCTCGAATTGA
- the folD gene encoding bifunctional methylenetetrahydrofolate dehydrogenase/methenyltetrahydrofolate cyclohydrolase FolD, translated as MTKLIDGKAISAEIKAEVALEVQELKQKGIVPGLAVVLVGSDPASQTYVNLKEKACAAVGIYSEKYALSESTHQDELFELVNRLNHKKEIHGILVQLPLPDGLDEESVIEAIDPWKDVDAFHPSNVGRIMVGNYRFLPCTPAGIMELLHREKIPVGGKNCVVVGRSNIVGKPMAMLLMHENGTVTICHSKTKDLGEVCRRADILVAAVGKPKFITADMVKPGACVIDVGMDRDENGKLCGDVDFEPVSKLASYLTPVPGGVGPMTIAMLLRNTLTAAKIQNAIPDQKKVR; from the coding sequence ATGACAAAGCTGATTGACGGAAAAGCGATTTCCGCGGAAATCAAAGCCGAAGTTGCGCTTGAGGTCCAGGAGTTGAAACAGAAGGGAATTGTCCCCGGTCTTGCCGTGGTTTTGGTCGGCAGCGATCCCGCTTCCCAGACCTATGTGAATCTAAAAGAGAAAGCCTGTGCGGCGGTGGGCATTTACTCTGAAAAATATGCTTTGTCGGAAAGCACCCACCAGGATGAGCTTTTTGAATTGGTGAACCGGCTGAACCATAAAAAAGAAATTCATGGAATTCTTGTTCAGCTTCCGCTGCCTGACGGACTGGATGAAGAATCTGTCATCGAGGCAATCGACCCCTGGAAGGATGTGGATGCGTTTCATCCTTCCAATGTTGGACGGATCATGGTGGGCAATTACCGTTTTCTTCCCTGCACTCCGGCGGGGATCATGGAGCTGCTGCACCGGGAGAAGATACCGGTCGGGGGAAAAAATTGCGTTGTCGTGGGACGCAGCAACATCGTCGGCAAGCCGATGGCTATGCTGCTGATGCATGAGAATGGCACCGTCACCATCTGTCACAGCAAGACAAAAGACCTTGGTGAAGTCTGCCGAAGGGCGGATATTTTGGTTGCGGCCGTCGGAAAGCCGAAATTCATCACGGCCGACATGGTCAAGCCGGGCGCCTGCGTGATCGACGTGGGCATGGACCGCGACGAAAACGGCAAACTGTGCGGAGACGTTGATTTTGAGCCCGTCAGCAAGCTGGCGTCTTACCTTACTCCGGTTCCGGGAGGAGTTGGCCCCATGACGATCGCCATGCTTCTGAGAAACACTCTGACCGCGGCGAAAATCCAAAACGCGATTCCGGACCAGAAGAAAGTCCGCTGA
- a CDS encoding O-acetylhomoserine aminocarboxypropyltransferase/cysteine synthase family protein, with protein MGHHIDTDCIHAGYEPKNGESRVLPIVQSTTFKYDSAETLGAIFDLKEDGFFYTRISNPTVDAVEKKIAVLEGGVGALMTSAGQAASLISVLNVCHAGDHFVACSAIYGGTFNLFNKTMREMGIECTFVSAECTEEELNAAFRENTRCVFAETLSNPSLVVTDLELFAKVAHAHGVPLIVDNTFPTPVNCHPFQFGADIVVHSTTKYMDGHALQVGGVIVDSGNFNWENGKFPMLTEPDESYHGTVYTKDFGKSAYIVKARVHLMRDLGAQSAPMNAFLLNVGLETLALRMERHCSNALAVAKFLESSNQIEWVNYPELESSKYHALAMKYMPHGTCGVISFGVKGGREAAAKFMENLKLASIVIHVADLRTCVLHPASTTHRQLNDEQLKAAGISPSMIRMSVGIENIEDILDDIRGSLEKM; from the coding sequence ATGGGACATCATATTGACACCGACTGCATCCATGCGGGATACGAACCGAAGAACGGAGAATCGAGAGTCCTCCCGATCGTTCAAAGCACGACTTTCAAGTATGACAGCGCGGAAACTCTCGGTGCGATTTTCGACCTGAAAGAGGACGGCTTTTTTTATACCAGAATCAGCAATCCTACCGTTGATGCCGTGGAAAAGAAAATCGCCGTGCTGGAAGGCGGCGTCGGTGCGCTGATGACCTCTGCGGGCCAGGCCGCCTCCCTGATCTCCGTTCTGAACGTCTGTCATGCGGGCGACCATTTTGTTGCATGCAGCGCGATTTACGGCGGGACCTTCAATCTCTTCAATAAGACGATGCGTGAAATGGGAATCGAATGCACTTTCGTCTCCGCGGAATGTACGGAAGAAGAACTGAATGCGGCGTTCCGGGAAAATACGCGCTGTGTGTTCGCAGAGACGCTGTCCAATCCCTCTCTTGTCGTAACGGATCTGGAGCTTTTCGCAAAAGTTGCTCACGCGCACGGCGTTCCGCTCATTGTGGACAACACGTTCCCGACTCCCGTCAACTGCCACCCGTTTCAGTTCGGGGCTGATATTGTCGTGCATTCCACCACGAAGTATATGGACGGCCATGCGTTGCAGGTCGGCGGCGTGATTGTCGACAGCGGAAACTTCAATTGGGAAAACGGGAAATTCCCGATGCTGACCGAGCCTGACGAATCCTACCACGGCACGGTCTATACGAAGGATTTTGGGAAAAGCGCTTACATTGTGAAAGCGCGCGTCCACCTGATGCGCGACCTTGGGGCGCAGTCCGCTCCCATGAATGCATTCCTGCTGAATGTGGGGCTCGAAACGCTCGCGCTGCGAATGGAGCGTCATTGTTCCAATGCTTTGGCGGTCGCGAAATTTCTGGAGAGCAGCAATCAAATAGAATGGGTCAATTACCCCGAACTGGAAAGCAGCAAATACCACGCTCTTGCGATGAAATATATGCCCCACGGAACCTGCGGTGTCATCTCCTTCGGGGTGAAAGGCGGCAGGGAGGCGGCGGCGAAGTTTATGGAAAATCTGAAACTTGCTTCCATCGTCATTCACGTTGCGGATCTGCGCACCTGCGTGCTGCATCCCGCAAGCACAACTCACCGTCAGCTGAATGACGAGCAGCTGAAAGCCGCCGGGATCAGCCCGAGTATGATCCGCATGTCCGTCGGCATCGAAAATATAGAAGATATCCTCGACGATATCCGCGGCTCACTGGAAAAAATGTGA
- the lgt gene encoding prolipoprotein diacylglyceryl transferase: protein MYHVQFPGLGINITLNPIAFKIGSHPIAWYGIIIAAGFLLAFLYAMASCKKLRVDPDRFVDVVMVGIIFGVIGARLYYVLFDASDQYLKNPVSILYIWNGGLGIYGGIIGGLLSGSLMARFRKLSVPAVLDLASLGFLIGQSIGRWGNFVNQEAFGTGTSLPWRMVSENTDLVSAGGVHPCFLYESLWCLFGFLLLHIVSRKYRRYDGQVFLLYILWYGVGRFFIEGLRTDSLITPVVPLRVSQVVAVVAVIASVALLIVFRNRTVLTGCGSRKIMELNSIVDEVKPEEIDESYTDDGTSTIFASADEAKTIIEGETEGIDETHNGEANEKPAAENREEPDSSIEVKPEGKEETGNDKAD from the coding sequence ATGTATCATGTTCAATTCCCGGGGCTGGGGATCAATATTACCCTGAATCCCATTGCCTTCAAGATCGGGAGCCACCCGATCGCCTGGTATGGGATTATCATTGCAGCCGGATTCCTGTTGGCATTTCTATATGCGATGGCAAGCTGCAAAAAATTGAGGGTCGATCCTGATCGTTTTGTCGACGTCGTCATGGTCGGAATCATTTTCGGCGTCATCGGGGCGCGGCTTTATTACGTCCTCTTTGACGCAAGCGACCAATACCTCAAAAACCCGGTCAGCATTCTATATATCTGGAACGGCGGCCTTGGCATCTACGGCGGCATTATCGGCGGGCTGCTGTCCGGTTCGCTGATGGCCAGATTTCGGAAACTCAGCGTTCCGGCGGTCCTGGATCTCGCATCCCTTGGATTTTTGATCGGACAATCCATCGGCCGGTGGGGCAACTTTGTCAATCAGGAGGCTTTTGGCACGGGAACCAGCCTTCCCTGGAGGATGGTCAGTGAAAACACCGACCTCGTCTCCGCGGGAGGGGTACATCCCTGCTTTCTTTACGAGTCTCTCTGGTGCCTGTTCGGCTTTCTCCTGCTACATATCGTCAGCAGAAAATACAGAAGATACGATGGACAGGTTTTCCTTCTTTATATTCTCTGGTACGGCGTGGGGCGTTTCTTTATCGAGGGACTCCGGACCGACAGCCTCATCACCCCGGTCGTTCCTCTCAGGGTATCCCAGGTTGTTGCGGTTGTCGCGGTGATCGCTTCTGTCGCGCTTCTGATCGTTTTCCGGAACAGAACGGTTCTGACCGGCTGCGGATCGCGCAAAATCATGGAACTCAATTCCATTGTCGATGAAGTCAAACCGGAAGAAATCGACGAAAGCTATACCGACGACGGGACCAGCACAATTTTTGCTTCCGCCGACGAGGCCAAAACCATTATTGAAGGAGAAACGGAGGGCATTGATGAAACTCACAACGGCGAAGCGAATGAAAAACCGGCGGCAGAAAATCGTGAGGAACCGGATTCTTCCATCGAAGTGAAGCCGGAAGGGAAGGAGGAAACAGGCAATGACAAAGCTGATTGA
- the yfmH gene encoding EF-P 5-aminopentanol modification-associated protein YfmH, translated as MDWLKKVTSERTGDYYFTGKHSSGLMVTVYPKEKNNSTYAIFGTKYGSIDNCFKTKDESEPHRVPAGIAHYLEHKLFESEDGDAFERFAKTGASANAYTSFDMTCYLFSCTESVYESLEILLDFVQSPYFTEQTVQKEQGIIGQEIKMYDDDPQWRVLFNLLEALYQKHPVRLDIAGTVKSIAQITPELLYQCYHTFYNLNNMALCIAGNVQPDRVAELCDKMLKPSKPVQIDRIFEEEPNHIIKARVEQKLSVAVPLFELGFKELNVGQRPSTKQVAETEILLEALSSSATPLFRRLLDADLINEASFGNEYFEGPGYASVIFSGESKDPERVAREIKQEIENVRKNGFDRQMLERAKKSVYGKNIASLNHVGSIANSLVSLAFSGRELFEYIDAVAEADMDSILARLEDQLRPELSSLSVVLPNQ; from the coding sequence ATGGATTGGCTGAAAAAAGTAACAAGCGAACGCACGGGAGACTATTATTTTACAGGGAAACACTCCTCCGGGCTGATGGTAACGGTCTATCCGAAGGAAAAGAATAATTCGACTTATGCGATCTTCGGAACGAAATACGGATCGATCGACAACTGCTTTAAAACAAAGGATGAAAGCGAACCTCATCGGGTTCCGGCGGGCATCGCCCATTATCTGGAACATAAGCTGTTTGAAAGCGAGGACGGCGACGCCTTTGAGCGCTTTGCGAAAACCGGCGCGTCGGCAAACGCTTATACGTCGTTTGATATGACGTGCTATTTGTTTTCGTGCACGGAAAGCGTTTACGAATCCCTTGAAATCCTGCTTGATTTTGTCCAGTCGCCTTATTTTACGGAGCAGACCGTGCAGAAGGAGCAGGGGATCATCGGTCAGGAAATCAAAATGTATGACGACGACCCCCAGTGGAGGGTCCTTTTCAACCTTCTGGAAGCGCTTTACCAGAAGCATCCGGTCAGGCTGGATATCGCCGGCACGGTGAAAAGCATTGCGCAGATCACGCCGGAACTGCTGTATCAGTGCTATCATACGTTTTATAACCTGAATAATATGGCTCTGTGCATTGCGGGGAATGTTCAGCCGGACCGGGTTGCGGAGCTCTGCGATAAAATGCTCAAGCCTTCTAAACCCGTCCAGATCGACCGCATTTTTGAAGAGGAACCGAACCATATTATAAAAGCCCGGGTGGAACAGAAGCTTTCCGTCGCGGTGCCGCTTTTTGAGCTAGGCTTTAAAGAGCTCAACGTCGGACAAAGGCCCTCGACGAAACAGGTTGCGGAAACCGAGATTTTACTGGAAGCGCTGTCATCCAGTGCGACGCCTCTGTTTCGCCGTCTGCTGGATGCGGATTTGATTAACGAAGCCTCTTTCGGCAATGAATATTTTGAAGGGCCCGGCTATGCCTCCGTCATTTTCTCAGGAGAATCCAAGGACCCTGAGCGGGTTGCGCGGGAAATCAAACAGGAAATAGAAAACGTGCGGAAAAACGGTTTTGACCGGCAGATGCTCGAACGTGCCAAAAAGTCGGTTTACGGGAAAAACATTGCTTCGCTCAATCATGTCGGCAGCATTGCGAATTCCCTTGTTTCGCTCGCTTTTTCCGGACGTGAGTTATTTGAATACATTGACGCGGTAGCGGAAGCGGATATGGATTCCATCTTGGCCAGGCTGGAGGATCAACTGCGGCCGGAGCTCTCTTCTTTGTCCGTCGTATTGCCAAACCAGTAA
- a CDS encoding dipicolinate synthase subunit B, translated as MNELTFGFAMCGSYCTFDTVLDEMRKIAAKGYRLLPIMSENASSTDTRFGRAKDFVWQVSDICGRDVITSIVGSEPIGPKKLADLMIVAPCTGNTLAKLANGITDTSVTMAVKSCLRIGIPIVLAPATNDALAVSAQNLGRLMNAKHIYFVPMQQDNPEEKPNSVVADFSLILPAALAALKGEQLQPVWERGK; from the coding sequence GTGAACGAGCTCACATTCGGATTCGCCATGTGTGGATCCTATTGCACATTTGATACCGTGCTGGACGAGATGAGAAAAATTGCTGCCAAAGGGTATCGGCTTCTGCCGATCATGTCGGAAAACGCATCTTCCACCGACACGCGTTTCGGGAGGGCGAAGGATTTCGTCTGGCAGGTCAGCGATATCTGCGGCAGAGACGTTATTACCAGCATTGTGGGTTCAGAACCGATCGGCCCGAAAAAGCTCGCGGACCTGATGATCGTCGCGCCGTGCACCGGCAATACCCTCGCGAAACTGGCGAACGGCATCACGGACACTTCGGTTACGATGGCTGTAAAGTCGTGCCTGAGAATCGGCATTCCGATTGTTCTGGCCCCCGCCACCAATGACGCGCTGGCGGTTTCCGCGCAGAACCTCGGAAGACTGATGAATGCGAAACATATTTATTTCGTGCCCATGCAGCAGGATAATCCGGAAGAAAAGCCAAATTCTGTGGTCGCGGATTTCAGTTTGATTCTGCCCGCCGCCCTGGCGGCACTGAAAGGAGAACAGCTTCAGCCGGTTTGGGAAAGGGGAAAGTAG
- the yfmF gene encoding EF-P 5-aminopentanol modification-associated protein YfmF, producing the protein MTGIEQRAVCSGVNFSSIRDDRFKTIRMSVHFLWPLAKETVFAHSILPFLLSRASRKYPDYTKLNEHLAELYGAVLDANVQKLGDVQVLSISASGIADRYSLKGERVSAELAKLLCSIVFDPPFENGLFSVQGFNQEKRQLIEMLDSEFNDKRMYAKLKCEELMCSKEPYGIGRCGTRQQLQGLKLEELTPAWENLIHRSRAEIMVLGDCDPEPVYRDFYAAFQNLARTDPVECPNKVVPSAQKVAESAEKMDVVQSKLVMGFRTACAEPSAEVPAMKLLNALFGGTPSSKLFLNVREKLSLCYYCSSTFNPMKGIMLVQSGVETKNIDRAKQEILHQLKEVQDGNFDEEELSAAKLSLCNSYRTLSDSLDGLEAWYLSQTFRPEVKKPEEEAGLVGSVTREQVVEAARKITLDTVYRLEGSGVEA; encoded by the coding sequence ATGACAGGAATTGAACAGCGGGCTGTTTGCAGCGGCGTGAATTTCAGCAGCATTCGTGACGATCGTTTTAAAACAATCCGCATGTCCGTTCATTTTTTATGGCCTCTTGCAAAAGAAACCGTTTTCGCGCATTCGATTTTACCATTTCTACTAAGCCGCGCGAGCAGAAAATATCCCGATTATACAAAATTGAATGAACACCTTGCGGAACTGTACGGCGCCGTGTTGGACGCAAATGTGCAAAAGCTCGGAGACGTCCAGGTCCTGTCCATATCCGCATCCGGCATCGCCGACCGGTATTCCTTAAAGGGAGAACGTGTTTCCGCGGAGCTTGCAAAGCTGCTTTGCAGTATCGTTTTCGATCCTCCGTTTGAAAACGGCCTTTTTTCTGTTCAGGGTTTTAACCAGGAAAAAAGACAGCTGATCGAAATGCTGGATTCTGAATTCAACGATAAACGCATGTACGCCAAACTGAAATGCGAAGAGCTGATGTGTTCAAAGGAGCCCTACGGGATCGGCCGCTGCGGGACTCGTCAGCAGCTTCAGGGTCTGAAGCTTGAGGAACTCACTCCGGCGTGGGAAAATCTGATCCACCGTTCCAGAGCGGAAATCATGGTGCTTGGAGATTGTGACCCGGAACCCGTTTATCGGGATTTTTACGCGGCGTTTCAGAATCTTGCCCGGACAGACCCCGTCGAGTGCCCGAACAAAGTTGTTCCGTCCGCACAGAAGGTGGCTGAATCCGCTGAAAAGATGGATGTGGTGCAGTCCAAGCTGGTGATGGGTTTCCGCACCGCCTGCGCGGAACCGTCGGCCGAAGTTCCTGCCATGAAGCTGCTCAACGCTCTTTTTGGCGGAACCCCGAGTTCCAAACTGTTTCTGAATGTCAGGGAAAAGCTGAGCCTCTGCTATTACTGCAGTTCGACGTTCAATCCGATGAAGGGCATCATGCTGGTCCAAAGCGGCGTGGAAACAAAAAATATTGACCGCGCGAAGCAGGAGATCCTTCATCAGCTGAAAGAAGTTCAAGACGGCAATTTCGACGAAGAGGAACTGTCCGCCGCCAAACTGAGCCTCTGCAACAGTTACCGGACCCTCTCCGATTCTCTCGACGGACTGGAAGCGTGGTATCTTTCCCAGACGTTCCGTCCGGAAGTCAAAAAGCCGGAGGAGGAAGCGGGACTGGTCGGCAGTGTGACGAGGGAACAGGTCGTGGAGGCGGCGAGGAAAATCACTTTGGATACGGTTTATCGCCTGGAAGGAAGCGGGGTGGAAGCCTGA